In Thiohalomonas denitrificans, the genomic window TTGCACTCCTTGGAAAGGGCGCGCCATTCCCTGCGGAGTGCGCCTTGCCTTGGCTCCTTGGAGGGGCTCTGAGTGTCACACTATTTCCCGCATGGACCACTAGTGCGGGTATGGCGCCTGACCACAAAGCGCTACGCGAGTACGGCCTTTTCCGGGATCGGCAACCGAAAAGTCGGTAGCCGCTGGGTACCCAGCGGCGAACTCGCCGTTTACACGTCCGAGCACGTCGCTACAGCCGTGCTCGAAAATCTGGTGCACATGGAACCGAACCATTTCCGGAATAACCATGTCATCATTACCGCCGATATTCCCAACGAACTCCCCATGGACGAGATCAGTGCCGACAGCCTGCCTGAGAACTGGCAGACGTTGTACGAGGATGAGGAGTTGCAACAAGCCGGCAAGGATTGGCTCGATAGCGGCGAAAGCGCTTTTTTGGTCGTCCCTTCAGCGGTGGTCCCTCAAGAACGTAACGTGATTATCAACCCCCAGCACCCGGATTTCGCGTACGTTACGATCGGGAAGCCGGAACCGTTCACTTTCGACGGTAGACTGAACCAAAAAACCGCTCGGCCAAAAGGATAAGGGGTTCACGCACACCTCCAATAGCCATGCGCCGCGGTAGCCTCGAATAAGGAGAAACGACGGCGCGGAGCAATGACGACAACCGGCCACTTGCGGCCATTCAGGGTATCCAAGTGACTGGTCGGTTGGGGCCACAGAGCGGACACAGGGGAGTGCAACAGCCGAACGCTTCCCCCTTTGAAACGCCACCATAGTGAGCTGCTTTGCAGCGCCCGAGGAACCGCTCTCTGTCGGAATCTAGAGTCGAAGGCGTAAGGAGGCACGCGGCGTAGCCAACTGCATCAGGCCGATTGGTGAAGAGAAACAAAAGAGAGAATTGTCAGCCGCTCTTTGAAGGCAAAGTGAAGAAAATGATGGCCCCTTGATCCACGGCGCCCTCGGCCCATACTTCACCGCCATGGCGGTGGACAATCCGCTGCACCGTCGCTAGTCCGATTCCGCTACCTTCATATTCTCCATTCGCATGTAGACGTTCAAAGGGATGAAATAACTGCCGAGCGTATTGCTCCTCGAAGCCGATGCCGTTGTCCTTGACATAGAAAACCTTTTGGCGGCCCTGCCACTGTTCTCCCACAGAGATGAGTGCCCGCTTACCTCTTGCCGTGTATTTCAGGGCGTTATCGACGAGATTTTGCAGCAATATTCTGATGAGCGTGGGGTCGCCATCGGCAACAAGGCCGGGATCGATATGCCACTCCACACACCGCTTCGGACCGACCTCAGACATTTCCTTTATGAGTGCCTCGGCGAGGGTGCTGAGGTTGACCGGTTCGGTCCTGAGTTGACCTCGCATTACGCGGGAAAGGGTGAGTAGGCCGTCAATCAAGTCATTCATGTGTTCGGCAGCGGTCGAAATCCGCTCTAGATAACTGCGAGCAATCGGGTCCAGACCTTTCCCATAGTCCTCTTGGAATATTTCGGAAAAGCCATTTATCGCGCGCAGAGGACCGCGTAAATCATGGGATACGGAGTAGGCAAACGACTCCAATTCTTTGTTTACAGCGGCCAGTTCCGTTGTGCGTTCATTTACTTTCTGCTCCAGCGTCGCATTGAGTTGCCGGACCTCCGCCTCTGCCTGTTGTAAATCAGTAATATCGAGTCCGGCCTCCAGGACCAGAGTGGAACCATCCGTGTCGGTGAATGGGAAGTCGTAGACGTAGTAGTCGCGTCCGTCACGGCCGACCCGGTGCCACTCTACTGGTTCGGGCCGGTTCAGTACTTGATAGGTGCGGCAGGTCTTACAAGGTTCGCTTCGGTCGAAGAGCAACTCGAAGCAATGGCGCTCTCCGGGTTCGCCGAAACGCTCCCTGACGTAGCGATTGGCGAAGGCCACTCGAAAGTCCGTCGTCAGAAGCACAAGGTAGAGAGGAAGCGCATCCAGGATACCGTTAAACCGGTGCCGTTCGGCTTTGAGGGCAGTTTGAGCACGCCGCCGCTCGGTGATATCGCGGATGAAAGCCAACATTTGATCGTGGGTGGCCCAATAGGAACTGCTGACTTCGACGTCGATTATCGTTCCGTCCTTGGCCCGATGCCGGCTTTCAAAGCGCTCATAGCCGGTCTCAACGAGTTGCTGGATATGACGCTCCGTGTCGGCTTGGCTCTCCTGCGCCTCCAGGTCGAAAATGCGAAGCCTCAATAATTCCTCTGGAGTAAACCCACTCATCCGGCTATAGGCATCATTGGTCTCCAGGATTCTTCCACTTCGGCCGAGCCGCAAAAAACCGTCGTGGGATGTTGCCAAAAGGGTGGTGTAGCCTCCGGCATGGGACCGTGCCGCGTCCTCGGCCCGTTTACGGTCTGTGATATCCGTGACCACCCCTTCGATGGCTACCGGGCGTCCAGTGGTATCCCTGACGAGTACGTTGCGTTGGTTCAGCCACCGCACTTCCCCAGATTTGTGAATTATCTGGTATTCATAAGTCGGAGGGACACGGCCGTCGAGCAGTGCCGCCCACGCCTTTTGGAAATACTCCTGCCAGTCGGGGTGGAGCACCTCTCGAATGAGAAGAGGGTTCCAATAGAATTCTTCAGGCGAATAACCGAACAGGTGACTCGATGCCGGACTGACATACTCGTAACGCCCCTCGGGAAGGACCATGCGATAGAGCATGTCCGCCGCGTTCTCGGCGAGGCGACGGAATCGCGCCTCGCTGTCGATTAACGCTGCTTCAATGTTCTTTTGTCGGGTCAGATCACGTCCGATGGAGAGAAACTCGGCCCCATTATCAAGAAGGACGCCGTTCCACTCTTGCCAAATGAAATCTCCGTGCTTCACGAGAGCCCGAATTTGGTATCCCTCAACCATCTCCCCCTGAAACACCTTCTTCAAGCCAGAGCGCAGTTTAGGCAGGTCTTCGGGATGGGCAAACTGCTCAGCCGGTTGCCCTATCAACTCCTCTTCCCTGAAACCCGAGAGTCTGGTCACGGCGGGATTAACGCGACGGATGATTCCATTGATATCACCGATAACTATGGCGTCGGGACTCAGACAAAAGATTGAGTCGATCTGCGAGCGCAGGGACTTAAGTGCTGCCAGCATTTCCCTATCCTTTCATGGCCGACCGGTTAGGCCCTCCCTTAGCGCCCATCCTTTTTGGCCGTTCTTGTTTTCATTAGTCTTTGTGCACCAACCAAACGCTGGCGACCGCCGCTTCGGGTGCCACTCTAGATGGGGCAACTTTGCAACAATAGCAACCCGTTACAGGTGGCCGCAATAGGGTCACGGGAGTCCGCGGCCCCGACTCTACTGGACATGGTTCCGGCTTGAAAATATCACAAACTGTGTTCTTTGCCCTGTGCCGGCTAAAGAGAAGCTGAAACGCGGTAGGAGGCAGCTCGAAGTGGTGAATGCCGAACTGGATGAGTTCGCCTATATCGCCTCCCCCGGCAGCATACCGGCATTGGCTTCCGGTGGTCATGGCCTTCTGATGAGTGGTCGAAGGATGCCGCCAAGGCGTTTTCGTGATGGCTGCGAGAAAATGGTGCAGATAGGGGCTGCCGCTCCGTGGCAGCGAGTACACTCCTTCCCTGACAACCGCACCACACACCCTGCTGCGGCTGCGTGCACCTGCAAATAATATTAGTTTAATAATTACTAATGAACAGTGGGTTGACGGACGGGAAGGCTGGGGTGGAC contains:
- a CDS encoding RES family NAD+ phosphorylase, with protein sequence MSHYFPHGPLVRVWRLTTKRYASTAFSGIGNRKVGSRWVPSGELAVYTSEHVATAVLENLVHMEPNHFRNNHVIITADIPNELPMDEISADSLPENWQTLYEDEELQQAGKDWLDSGESAFLVVPSAVVPQERNVIINPQHPDFAYVTIGKPEPFTFDGRLNQKTARPKG
- a CDS encoding PAS domain-containing sensor histidine kinase, translating into MLAALKSLRSQIDSIFCLSPDAIVIGDINGIIRRVNPAVTRLSGFREEELIGQPAEQFAHPEDLPKLRSGLKKVFQGEMVEGYQIRALVKHGDFIWQEWNGVLLDNGAEFLSIGRDLTRQKNIEAALIDSEARFRRLAENAADMLYRMVLPEGRYEYVSPASSHLFGYSPEEFYWNPLLIREVLHPDWQEYFQKAWAALLDGRVPPTYEYQIIHKSGEVRWLNQRNVLVRDTTGRPVAIEGVVTDITDRKRAEDAARSHAGGYTTLLATSHDGFLRLGRSGRILETNDAYSRMSGFTPEELLRLRIFDLEAQESQADTERHIQQLVETGYERFESRHRAKDGTIIDVEVSSSYWATHDQMLAFIRDITERRRAQTALKAERHRFNGILDALPLYLVLLTTDFRVAFANRYVRERFGEPGERHCFELLFDRSEPCKTCRTYQVLNRPEPVEWHRVGRDGRDYYVYDFPFTDTDGSTLVLEAGLDITDLQQAEAEVRQLNATLEQKVNERTTELAAVNKELESFAYSVSHDLRGPLRAINGFSEIFQEDYGKGLDPIARSYLERISTAAEHMNDLIDGLLTLSRVMRGQLRTEPVNLSTLAEALIKEMSEVGPKRCVEWHIDPGLVADGDPTLIRILLQNLVDNALKYTARGKRALISVGEQWQGRQKVFYVKDNGIGFEEQYARQLFHPFERLHANGEYEGSGIGLATVQRIVHRHGGEVWAEGAVDQGAIIFFTLPSKSG